The genome window CTATCCGGTTTTATTCTTTTTAAAACTTCTGATATATTTTTTATGTTTTCTTCTGTGTCATTTACATTTTTAACAACTAATATCTCTATTATTAATAATCCGTTATATTCTTTTCTGAATTCTTCCATACCTTTTATTATATCTGCTATTGAAATACCTTTTAAAGGTTTATCTACTTTTCTAAATGTTTTTTCATCTGCTGCATCTAAGGATAATTTTACTATATCAAATTTTTTTAAAGCTTTTCTCACATTTGGATTATTGATAGTTGAACCATTTGATAATATTAATGTTTTTGAACCGTTTTTTATTTGATTTAATTTATCTATAAGCTCTTCTAATTTTGAATATAAAGTTGGTTCTCCATTTGCTGTAACTGTTATAACATCAGGGTAAGGATTTTTAGATAGAAATTCTTTTACCTCTTTTATTATATCTTCCACAGGAGGTTCATTTTCTATTTTAGAAACAGGTTTTGCTTTTTCAAGCTCACAATATAAACAATCAAAATTACAACTTTTTTTATCTGGAGATAAATCTATTCCAAGAGAAATACCAAATCTTCTTGATTTAACCGGTCCAAATATATATATCATCTTAATCCTCAAATAATTTTTTATATTCTAATGCTCTTTTTGTTATATTTTCTTGTTTCCATATATCACTTACAACTGCTATCATATCTGCTCCAAGATTAATTAATTCTTTTGCATTTTCTATG of Venenivibrio stagnispumantis contains these proteins:
- a CDS encoding radical SAM protein; amino-acid sequence: MIYIFGPVKSRRFGISLGIDLSPDKKSCNFDCLYCELEKAKPVSKIENEPPVEDIIKEVKEFLSKNPYPDVITVTANGEPTLYSKLEELIDKLNQIKNGSKTLILSNGSTINNPNVRKALKKFDIVKLSLDAADEKTFRKVDKPLKGISIADIIKGMEEFRKEYNGLLIIEILVVKNVNDTEENIKNISEVLKRIKPDRVDIGTIDRPPAYRVYPVSNEELYHLASLIEGQNVVVVSRKNESVPKFSLTKEDIINTLKKRAYTKDDIEGLLDENSKKNFLELLKEGEIKEEEEMGVIFYRVK